CCCTTGGCTTCACGATCAAGGAGGGCGGAGAGTGCCTTATCTGCGGAAATCAACTTGCCAGCCTTGTCAAGAAGATCAACAAGTTCTCGAAGAACCTCACTTTTGGTCTTGGAGCGAACAGGAATTTGTACCACCGAAGGCTCTATCAAATCAATGAACGCCATTGTTTCCCCCCTGGTCTATAATGCATCGTACAGGTCCCAGACCCGTTCTTCATCTTTTACAATCAAAACAGAACAGCCGACCGACCGCATCGCCCGCTCGGTTTCATCGAAGAACTCATCCCTGCGGCTTCTGATTCTGGCAAGTTCACCGATGATCAGCAAATCGATCTCAAGCTGATCAACCTTAGATTTTATTTCCTGGTTGACGGTTCCCTGGCTACGCAAGGGGTCAACGGTAATACCACGATCGGAACCCAATTTCACGGCATAATTAAGATAGCGTTCGGCATCTGCCTCAAGATCATGTTGATATTCATCCTGCTCCGAGGCAAGAAAGATTCTCGCAGTAACAAGATCATTGAGGGCCCGCGTATTGACCACATAGAGGGCGTAAAGCGTGGCACCACTCTGCTTGGCAAGGGCCACCGCATAGGCTGCCGCGGCAAGGGACTCTTCACTGCCGTCCAGGTACACCATCATTCGATCAATTATTCCCGTCATGGCTTGTTTCCTCCTTTTTCCGCTCCAGCCGTTCCTTCACCATCTTCATCAAGATAAACATATCACGCTCGTTTTCCTCGAGTCTGTTCCGGATAAAATCAACCGTTTCGTTCAGGTCCGGTATCGCGATCTTTTCCAGGGCGTTGACCTTTCGAATGGTTTTCTTCACCTCGGTTGCAAGACGCATAATGGAAATCTTAAGCTCGGCAAGACGCCCCATCAGCTCCAGGGCCTCTTTAAAGCTTTGCATAGCACCGTCGACTCTGAAACTGGTCTCGGAGGGGCTGTAATAAGGTGGGTGGTCGTCGAATTGGGTCTGGACCACCGGCAGCTGCACCCCCATGACCCGCCGATCTTTCAGATTGATGTCACAGCTCATGTTAACGGCCCGGGATAACTGCTGGATCCTCAAGCGTCCCATGTCCAGGGTCGCATCCTGCAATGCAGCATAGGCAGAAGCGAGACTATGCTCCACCTTTTCTTCAAAATCACTCGCCTGGTCGACAAGATTCAGGAGTTCAAGAACGAGTATATTCCGCTTTTGATCCAAGAGTTCATAGCCAAGCTTTGCAAATTTAAGCTCGTCCTGGACAGAGAGGAGGTTACTTTTTGTCGGAGCAAGGTTTCTCATGGCAACTACCGACCGTAATAGGTTTCGATCTCTTCGTCGGTCACCCTGTGGAGCTCTTCGGTTGGAAGCTCTCCCAAGACCTTCCAGCCGAGATCAAGGGTCTCCTCGATGGTGCGGTTCTCGTCGTGACGTTGACTGACGAACTGTCGTTCAAAGGCCTCCCCGAACTGCATATACTGATGGTCAAGGGGAGTCAGTTCCTCCTCACCAATGACAGAGGCAAGGTTTCGCACATCTTTCACGTAGCTGTAGGCGGCAAAAAGCTGGCTGGCAAGATGGGGATGATCCTCTCTTGTCATGTCCTTTCCAATTCCGTCCTTCATCAGACGTGAAAGACTCGGCAGGCCCGCAACCGGCGGATAGATGGCACGGCCGTGCATTTCCCGCTCAAAAACGATCTGCCCCTCGGTGATGTATCCCGTGAGGTCGGGAATGGGGTGGCTGATGTCATCGTTGGGCATGGTAAGGATGGGCAGCTGCGTGATTGAACCTGCGGCGCCCTTTACCATACCGGCCCGCTCATAGATTTCGGCAAGGTCGGAATAGAGATAACCGGGATACCCCTTTCTACTGGGGATCTCTCCCCGAAGGGTACTTACCTCACGAAGGCTTTCGCAGTAATTCGACATATCCGTGAGTATCACCAAAACATGCATGCCACGCTCGTAGGCAAGATGTTCGGCCAGGGTAAGGGCAGAACGCGGGGTAATAAGCCGTTCGATCGAGGGATCATCGGCCAGGGAAAGGAAAAGCGCCACATTTTCAAGAACACCGGTACTTTCGAAGCTGTCGATGAAAAAGCGGGCGACATCATGCTTAACACCCATGGCGGCGAAAACAATGGCGAAGTCAGTGCCCTCTCCCCGAATTTTCGCCTGACGGGTAATCTGGGCGGCAAGCTCGTTGTGAGGAAGACCGTTGCCACTGAAGATGGGAAGCTTTTGCCCCCTGATCAGGGTATTCATCCCATCGATGACCGAAATTCCGGTCTGAATAAAGTCACGGGGATATTCACGGCTGGTGGGATTGACGGCAATACCGTTGACATCCCGGGCCTCGTTCCCAACGGGAGCGGGACCGTCGTCGATGGGCCGGCCGAGTCCGTCGAAGATCCTGCCGAGCATCGAATCGGTAACTTCCAAGGAAAGGGGTTCTCCTAAAAAACGCGTTCTGGTAGAAGGGAGGGTCATTCCGCTGGTCCCTTCAAAGACCTGAACGACAACGGCCTCCCGGCTGGTATCGAGGACCATGCCGAGACGAGTCTTGCCGGAGGCATCGACACATTCGACCAGTTCGCGATAGCCGACAGGGTGCGTATTTCTCATGATAAGGAGCGGCCCTTCCATGCTGTCCGCCCCGAGATACTGTCTTCCCGACAGAAGGGTTCGGTCATCGTGCTGCATACATTGACTCCATCTGATCAAAGGCCCGTTCGAGTCTGGCACCCAGCTTATCGAACTCCTTGGTATCTTCATTGGGGACAGTGAACTTCATCTTTACAAGTTCCTGGACCGCTTTCAGTCGTTTTACCTTTGAAAGGGTTGCTCCCCGTTTTATCGCTTCCCGGCCCTTCCTCCAATAGCTGATGATGAGGGAGAGCATACGCGCCTGTTTTTCGACCGTTGAGTAGCGATCGACATCATCGAAGGCGTTTTGCTGAAGGAAGGCATTCTTAAAGAGAGTACATACCTCAATGATAAAACGCTGACTATCGGGAAGTGCATCGGGACCAACGAGTTTCACCACTTGCTGCAAGCGAACCTCCCGCTGGAGCAGATCCATCATCTCCCGGCGTTCGGAGGTCCATTCCTCTCCTACCCGCTTTTCCCACCACGAGGTGATCTCGTCGAGATATTCAGAATAGCTTTCGAGCCAGCTGATTGCCGGATAATGACGGGCATTTGCCAGCTGACGGTCGAGCCCCCAAAAGCAACGGACAAACCGCTTGGTATGCTGTGTGACAGGTTCCGAGAAATCACCCCCCGGCGGACTGACCGCACCGATGATGGAAACAGAGCCGTCGCTGCCGGACAGGGTGTCCACGTAGCCGGCCCGCTCGTAAAACTCGGCAATTCGGGTGGGCAGATAGGCGGGGAAGCCCTCCTCGGCAGGCATCTCTTCCATTCGGCCCGAGAGCTCACGCATAGCCTCGGCCCAACGACTGGTGGAATCGGCCATAACCGCCACGTGATAGCCTTGATCACGAAAGTATTCGGCAAGGGTAACACCGGTATAAACACTCGCTTCACGGGCAGAAACCGGCATATTACTGGTATTGGCGATGAGGATGGTCCGTTCCATAAGGCTTGTTCCGGTTCTTGGGTCAACGAGCTGAGGGAATTCGGTTAGAACATCGGTCATCTCGTTACCCCGCTCTCCACAACCGATGTAGATGATGATATCGGCGTCGCACCACTTGGCAACGGCGTGCTGCGTCATGGTTTTTCCCGTGCCGAATCCACCGGGAATTGCAACCGTTCCCCCCTTTGCAAGGGGAAACAGAGTATCGATGACACGTTGGCCGGTTATGAGAGGGATGGTAAGCGGCTTTCGACTCTTTGAAGGACGCGGTATACGAATCGGCCATCGCTGCACCATGGTGAGGCTATGCTTGTTTCCCGATTCATCCTCGATTTCGCCGATCACTTCATCAATAGCGTATTCACCTTTTTCTGCAATGCTCACAATTCGTCCGGAGATATCGGGATGCGCCATGATGCGATGTTCGACCCGGTCGGTTTCCTTCACACGTCCGAGGATCATCCCGCCCGAGATATCATCCCCCACCTTACAATCGGGAGCAAAGGTCCACTTCTTTTTACGATCCAGGGCAGGCTCATCAATGCCACGCTCAATGTAGGTCCCGCAGACCTCCCGAATGCGCTCGAGGGGGCGCTGAATTCCATCATATATGGTACCGATAAGACCGGGCCCCAACTCGACCGAAAGGGGAAGGCCGCTTCCGTAGATGGGATCCCCCGGAGCAATACCGGTGGTATCCTCATACACCTGAAGAGTCGCGCTGTTGCCGTGAAGCTTAATAACCTCACCAACCAGCCGTTTATTACCGACGTGGACCAGCTCCATCATCATGGCATCGCTGATCCCTTCCGCCTCTATGACGGGGCCGTTTACCCGACCCACCGTTCCAATTATCCGTTCGCTCATTGCAACTCCCGATCAATCATTCTGCGAAGTGCGCCTTCCAACCTTCCGATACGGGCCTCGACGCTATTGTCATAGACCACACGACGCTTGCTGTCGGTTACAATAACCCCCTGGCGACCGCTTAAAAGGCCAAGCCCTTCGGGGGGATCGGAACCCTGCTCTTCGGCAAGCGAGACTTTGATACCTGATTCCTTTTCCGCACGTTTCAGCAGTTCAGGTGTAATTATCGTTTGCTCTTTGAAACCGGCGTAGACAACGGCATTTTTTGCTCCGGTGCCTATGGCGGCCTCTTCAAGCCAGGACAGAATGATCTCGTCGTAATCCTCTCGCTCGGGTAGCGCTCGAAGCCGCCGGCGGACCAAGGCAAGAATTTCCCGCCTAAGTTCGTCCCGGGCCTTAAGCCGAAGCCGTTTTATTTCAGCTTCAGTCGAACGGCCCTCACGGTCTGCAAGTAGTTTCGAACGCTCCTCTGCCTTCTTCTCCGCATCTTTCAGTATACCCTCGGCACGGCTTTGGGCCCCACGTACCGTATCTTCGGCCCGCCGCTTTGCTTCGGAAAGCAGCTGCTCCGCTTCCTTTCGGGCATCTTTTTCAATTCCTTCTATCAGGGCCTCAGCCATTGCCACACTCCCGATTACAGTTTTATCCCGATCGCCTGATTAACCAGTTCCCGCAAGCTTTTTCGCCCGGGTGAGGGGCCGTTACGGTCCGGAATCTCAACGATAAGGGGAAACCGGTGCGAAAAGGTTAATCCATTGACCCGGTCACGAATAGTTTCGGCGACCGTTTCGGTGATAATGATAATTCCAATCTCTTTGTCGTCCAGGGCCTCGGAGAGAGCAGCGTTTGCCGAGACAGCATCTTCGACACTTCGTCCCCTAACTCCCACCATGCCGAAACCGAGTATGGTATCCTCATCACCGATAACGAAATAATCCATGGATTCTGCTTACACCTTTCCGAGGATCATAAGGGCGGTAATAAAACCGAAAACGACCAAACCTTCGGCAAGGGCGATAAAAATCAGGGCTTGTCCTGCAAGTTCGGGTTTTTCACCGATGGTTCCCATTGCCGCGGCACCGACATTACCAATAGCGATTCCCGCACCGATGGCCCCGAGTCCGAAAGCAACGGCTGCTGCAACTAAACCAAACTTCTGAACCTCGGCCCGTGCAGCTGAAACCGTGGCCGTATTTTGTGTGCTCTCCTGCCCAAAAGCGGAGGCGGTAAAAAAGAGTCCGGCTACCACCATAAGAAAGATGGTAACGACAAGGCTTGCCCGAATGTGGCCGGCAAATCTTTTGCGTACATTATCGCTCATACGATACTCCTTTGTTTATCAATGTTTCAGCGAGACCGGCGCATAAGCGCGTCCGGTTCCGTCGAAATATTTCGAGAAAAATTCATAATAGTTTAAACGGAGGGATTGTATTCCCGCCGAAAGACCTTCGAGTCCGATAATCAGGACATTTCCCAAAAGCAAAATGATGTAGGACCAGATTGTGTATCCGCCGCTTCCCGCCGCCATATCCGCTATTTGAAAAAAGGCAATCACAAGAGAGACATGGGCTATGCCAAGCCCCGCAACCCGCATGAAGGAGAGGGTATTCGAAAGGTATCCCGAAAAGACCTCCAGGAGTTCCACAAGCCACTCCATCAGCAGATAGGCCACGGTCATGAGGCCGAAGCGCTCACCACGATGGGCGTGACGCCATTCGATAACCGGCTTGACGATCATGAGCAACGCAGGCAAACCAATAAAAAGGGCGAGAAAAGAATTATCCGGAAGCTGACGATAGTCATGGCGAACAAAGTAGAAAGCACACCAGGTGCCGGCTGCATAGAGCCAGCCGCCAAGCAGTCCTCCCTTGTCAAAAAGAAGCGAAACCCAGTCATGTTTCACAATACGATTGTAGAAATTAAGTAAGAGCCCGAATCCGATGACGACAATACCGAAATAGATGGTTATCAGGAGAATATCGGAGATGCTCTGGACACCGCCTTCGACACTATGACCGGATATGATACCGTGATAATCAAACCAAAGGGGAGGAAACAGCTCCATTCCGAACCAGGAACCGAAAAGAGCACCGGCGACCATTGCCGATCCCCCGCACCATCTAAAAAGAGGAAAAAGAAAATGCTCCTGCTTTCCCGCTTTCTTTGCCTTTAGCCTGCCAAGGAGGCCGATAAGAAAAACAACCAAACCGTGCCCGACATCCCCGAACATGAGTCCGAACATGACACAGTAGAAAACAGCGACGAAAATGGTCGGATCGACGGTACCATAGGCAGGGATGGCATAGTTGGTCACCAACTTTTCAAAGGGCCTGAGCCACTTCGGGTTGTTCATGATCACCGGTATTTGCTTCGGCAGCTGTCCGTCTTTGTGAGAAAAGGGATCCAGCCATTCAAGATGACACCTATTGTCCGTCACCCTTCTCAGAGCGCCGTCCAGTTCCTTTTCGTGGGACGCAGGAACCCACCCTGCAAAAATGAAGGTCCTCGCCGTTTTCCCGAAAAAGCCGCGTACCGTTTCGGAAAGCTCACGTATTCGTAGGCCTTTCCAGAGCGAAAGGAGCTCATCTTTCTTGCCTTCGACGATTTCCCGTGCCTTCTTTTCCAGCTCATCGTTTTTGGCCTCAAGTTCTCGCGTCTTTTTTTCGATCTCTGCATCTGCGAGACCAGGAGCATGCTCTTCCCTTACGGGAGCGGGGATCTCCCTCCAACCGAAACGTTCCAGCAAGGGGGCAATCCCGGTCTCATCACGTTTCAAGGTCATCAGAAGGCCGCTGTCAAGATAGACACAAGGGAATTTTCCGAGAGCAGCACGAAACTCTTCTTCTCTTCCCGAAGAGGGAAGCCCGTAACGGACCGATAAAAAACGATGGGGCTGCTTTACGAGGGAGTCTCCACCTCCATCAAGATGGCGCTGCAGTTCCTTCGTGCGATTCAATTCCTGGCTGATCGCCTTCTGTTCTTCCCGCACACGCTGAATCGCAGAGGCAACCTTATCAAGCCGACGTTCGGCCTCATCAACAGAACCTGCATACCCCTCATCCTCGGGAAAAAAATCGACGAGGGTCGCAGGGTGAGCATCGAGTATGGCAAAAAAGGTTTCGATACGTTCCCGGAGCTTCGCCACCTGGCGTTGCTCTTCCCCCGGGTACACGGGATCAAGCTCGTTCCGCCAATCGGGACTCATCTCCTGTAATGAGACAAAATCAAGAACTCCCAGCCGCAAAAGTTCCCGGGTAACCGCATTGCTGTCAGAATCAAGCACAGCACCGGTGAGATGTCTCATTTTTCCGGTAACAATCATAATCCATCCCCCATTCGATCAGGAGAAACTCCATAATAGTGTGCATTCAGCAGGGAAACCACGGTACCTATCTCTTTGCGCTTGAGAAACACATAGGCAAGAATAATACCGACGGTGAAGGGATAGCCTCGCAGCAGCTTCATGGTCTCTTCCCGGCGAATCTGCCGAAGAAGACCTTCCACCATCCCCAAGCTATCTTCCGAAGAAGAGGAAGTAAAAGAATCGAGCCCGGGATAATGGCCGTTCAGCAACGTCGCAACGGCATCCTCGCCCTTTCGTACCGAAACGGCACTGTCGAGAAGCTGCCCGGAAAAGCTTCCTCCGGGAATAATAATATGCCACTGGCTCCGCTTTTCCGGTGGATAAAAGAAAGCCAGCCGCGCAATTCTGTCTACATTTCGAAGATCGACCTCTACGGCAATCAGGCGGAGGGCGATCCGTTTATCCGCAGCTTCAAGCTTGTCGACAGATTCGATAAGCTGCCGATAAAAAAAGCGATCCAAATCTGTTTCAAAACGAAAAAGGTGGGCTCTGCTTTCAATATCCTGACGATTTTCTTCAAGCAACTGGCCATAGGGGGTAAGCTTGAAGGCTTCAAGTAAGGCGTCGAAATCTTCAGCATTCACCACTTCATCTATTGAAAAAGGATTGACGAGGGCCTCCTGATAAAGATATCCGGCCTCGCCGCCGATACTGCGGCGCTTGAGATGGGCGTCAAACCAGAGGCGCACGCTGTTGCGAACAATATCAACCTCATACCGGAGCAGCAGCCCATCGAGGAGGCTAAGCAATGTTCCCTGGAGGTAGCGTCTGAGTTCGGCAACGGTGGCTATTTCCCGTCGCCACAAGGCAGCCTCAACCTCTTTCAGGTCACCGGTACTTTCGTAAACCGAAACTTCCTGTCGATAAGGAGTATCCTTTAAAAGTTGAATCGCTTCGGCGAGCGAGGGGGCCTGTCGAAGCTTTTCCAGGGTAGCCTCATCAAAAAGTTTGTTTAAGCGAGTACGAAGTTTCGCATTTATAAAACCATATTGTCTAACAGGGGCCGTCAAAAGGACTATTCTCCTCTCCCGTGAATAATAAGTTTCACGGCCTCATCCAAGATAAGATCAAAACGTCCCTCGACCCGTTTCCGGTACGCTTCAATGTCCTCGGCCGCTGCCTGAAGTCGTTGGTCTCTTATAGAGAGGGCCTCACTCTCAGCAGACTTCACTGCCGCTTCGATACGGCGGGAGGCCCCGGCTCGAGCCTCATCAATGATCGAGGCGGCCTTTTTATCTGCCTCACTCTGGATACGAGCAGACTCCGACCGGGCATTCTCCACCCAACCAGCGGCATTTTTTTCGGTCTCGAGCACTCGTTCAATCAGCTCTTTCATATAAATACTTTAACCATTATCACAATTTTAGGAAAGGTCTTCCCCATCAACTTCCGAAACAAGAGCCTCGAAAAGAGTGATAACATCCTGATTCATCTTTCGAAGGCTTGAAGAAAGCTTCTTTGCTATCTGCAGGACAACTCGAAATCCAAGTTCATAATCATCCCGGCACAGGGTCAGAAAGCTATTCCTGGCCAGACTGATAAGAGAACAATCGCTTTCCGCTATGACCGTTGCGGAACGCCGATCACTATCGACCAGGGCAAGTTCGCCGAAATAGACATTCTCATTTTCCTTTAGGATGACTACGGTATAGGGCTCATTCTGGAGGGTCTTTTTTATGATTCTCACACTTCCTTCCAGGATAATGAAAAGAGTATCCCCGACATCTCCTTCCTTGATAATCACCTCGCCGGCCCTAACCTGAACCCTTTCTGCCACCGCAAGGATCTTTTGGATTCGCTCCGGCTTGTCTGCGAATTCGGAAAAAAGAGCGATCTGTTTCAATCGGTCGAGTTCGTTCATATCGCCCCCCTTTCCGCTGTCGCAAGTTCGATAACGATCGCCCTGGAGTTCTTTTTTACGATGTACTCCTTGCCTGGATTAAGCACCGACTTATTCGGCGTTAACTGCTTTACCGCCTTCAGATTCTCCACAAGCGTGGAGATGTCGGGCGTCATCTGGGCCTCGTTCAACGCCTCCTTTTTCCTATGATAAAAATTTCCGGTATTCTCCAAAAGGCCGATAATGATGGCCCCGTATTTCCCTTCCAGATACGCTGAGAGGTCGCCAAAACTTTTTCCAATGAAATCGGCCGGAATCGACTTCGTCTTCAAGCCGCCGCCCTTGGTTGAAAGGAGATCGGTTACAATGTGACTGACACCCGAGGCACTGGAGGCATTGGCAAGGATCAACTTCGAATATTCACGACTCAAGATAATCTCATCGCAATTTGCAAGACGAAGGTATTTCTCGAACTTTTCATCGAGGAGCTCCGCACAGACATAGACCCTCTTTGAAATCGACTCGATGGTGAGCACCGCCATGACGGTACGGGAATCCATCTCCTGAAGCGAATACTCCTGGCTCTGGTCGGCAAGAAGCATCACACGCCGAGCATCCTTGATGTTCGCACGCTTCAGGGTTTCTTCCTCGATATAATCGCCGTTTATGTAGTTTATCCCTTTAAAAACGGGATTATTCAGTATGCCCTGCATCTTTTCGGCGCCAATAGAGTTGATCAGGACAATACCCGAGGGATCAAGATCGGCATTCACCGCCAGAACACCTTCAACCACCTTGTCCAATTCCTTCCGCCAGCCGCAAATAATAAAATGGTTCTGTATATTTCTCAGACTGAGCAAGCCTTCCCTCCTTTTCATCTGTTGATCAACCAGGAACGATGCGATCTGTCCGGTAATGGCGGCAAC
This genomic interval from Sediminispirochaeta bajacaliforniensis DSM 16054 contains the following:
- a CDS encoding cyclic nucleotide-binding domain-containing protein, coding for MNELDRLKQIALFSEFADKPERIQKILAVAERVQVRAGEVIIKEGDVGDTLFIILEGSVRIIKKTLQNEPYTVVILKENENVYFGELALVDSDRRSATVIAESDCSLISLARNSFLTLCRDDYELGFRVVLQIAKKLSSSLRKMNQDVITLFEALVSEVDGEDLS
- a CDS encoding V-type ATP synthase subunit A, producing MSERIIGTVGRVNGPVIEAEGISDAMMMELVHVGNKRLVGEVIKLHGNSATLQVYEDTTGIAPGDPIYGSGLPLSVELGPGLIGTIYDGIQRPLERIREVCGTYIERGIDEPALDRKKKWTFAPDCKVGDDISGGMILGRVKETDRVEHRIMAHPDISGRIVSIAEKGEYAIDEVIGEIEDESGNKHSLTMVQRWPIRIPRPSKSRKPLTIPLITGQRVIDTLFPLAKGGTVAIPGGFGTGKTMTQHAVAKWCDADIIIYIGCGERGNEMTDVLTEFPQLVDPRTGTSLMERTILIANTSNMPVSAREASVYTGVTLAEYFRDQGYHVAVMADSTSRWAEAMRELSGRMEEMPAEEGFPAYLPTRIAEFYERAGYVDTLSGSDGSVSIIGAVSPPGGDFSEPVTQHTKRFVRCFWGLDRQLANARHYPAISWLESYSEYLDEITSWWEKRVGEEWTSERREMMDLLQREVRLQQVVKLVGPDALPDSQRFIIEVCTLFKNAFLQQNAFDDVDRYSTVEKQARMLSLIISYWRKGREAIKRGATLSKVKRLKAVQELVKMKFTVPNEDTKEFDKLGARLERAFDQMESMYAAR
- a CDS encoding V-type ATP synthase subunit B, whose amino-acid sequence is MQHDDRTLLSGRQYLGADSMEGPLLIMRNTHPVGYRELVECVDASGKTRLGMVLDTSREAVVVQVFEGTSGMTLPSTRTRFLGEPLSLEVTDSMLGRIFDGLGRPIDDGPAPVGNEARDVNGIAVNPTSREYPRDFIQTGISVIDGMNTLIRGQKLPIFSGNGLPHNELAAQITRQAKIRGEGTDFAIVFAAMGVKHDVARFFIDSFESTGVLENVALFLSLADDPSIERLITPRSALTLAEHLAYERGMHVLVILTDMSNYCESLREVSTLRGEIPSRKGYPGYLYSDLAEIYERAGMVKGAAGSITQLPILTMPNDDISHPIPDLTGYITEGQIVFEREMHGRAIYPPVAGLPSLSRLMKDGIGKDMTREDHPHLASQLFAAYSYVKDVRNLASVIGEEELTPLDHQYMQFGEAFERQFVSQRHDENRTIEETLDLGWKVLGELPTEELHRVTDEEIETYYGR
- a CDS encoding V-type ATP synthase subunit I, with the translated sequence MRHLTGAVLDSDSNAVTRELLRLGVLDFVSLQEMSPDWRNELDPVYPGEEQRQVAKLRERIETFFAILDAHPATLVDFFPEDEGYAGSVDEAERRLDKVASAIQRVREEQKAISQELNRTKELQRHLDGGGDSLVKQPHRFLSVRYGLPSSGREEEFRAALGKFPCVYLDSGLLMTLKRDETGIAPLLERFGWREIPAPVREEHAPGLADAEIEKKTRELEAKNDELEKKAREIVEGKKDELLSLWKGLRIRELSETVRGFFGKTARTFIFAGWVPASHEKELDGALRRVTDNRCHLEWLDPFSHKDGQLPKQIPVIMNNPKWLRPFEKLVTNYAIPAYGTVDPTIFVAVFYCVMFGLMFGDVGHGLVVFLIGLLGRLKAKKAGKQEHFLFPLFRWCGGSAMVAGALFGSWFGMELFPPLWFDYHGIISGHSVEGGVQSISDILLITIYFGIVVIGFGLLLNFYNRIVKHDWVSLLFDKGGLLGGWLYAAGTWCAFYFVRHDYRQLPDNSFLALFIGLPALLMIVKPVIEWRHAHRGERFGLMTVAYLLMEWLVELLEVFSGYLSNTLSFMRVAGLGIAHVSLVIAFFQIADMAAGSGGYTIWSYIILLLGNVLIIGLEGLSAGIQSLRLNYYEFFSKYFDGTGRAYAPVSLKH
- a CDS encoding V-type ATP synthase subunit E, with translation MAEALIEGIEKDARKEAEQLLSEAKRRAEDTVRGAQSRAEGILKDAEKKAEERSKLLADREGRSTEAEIKRLRLKARDELRREILALVRRRLRALPEREDYDEIILSWLEEAAIGTGAKNAVVYAGFKEQTIITPELLKRAEKESGIKVSLAEEQGSDPPEGLGLLSGRQGVIVTDSKRRVVYDNSVEARIGRLEGALRRMIDRELQ
- a CDS encoding potassium channel protein, with protein sequence MESDQRQVSLLQVADEQRKKERHEAQRSRRKRRRMNWLRHSIDSVPFKVALFLVFLVLTSMAGITAFEMTKNSQFETIWDTFWYAIVTVTTVGYGDKTPITVGGRIVGLLLMGMGVVVVAAITGQIASFLVDQQMKRREGLLSLRNIQNHFIICGWRKELDKVVEGVLAVNADLDPSGIVLINSIGAEKMQGILNNPVFKGINYINGDYIEEETLKRANIKDARRVMLLADQSQEYSLQEMDSRTVMAVLTIESISKRVYVCAELLDEKFEKYLRLANCDEIILSREYSKLILANASSASGVSHIVTDLLSTKGGGLKTKSIPADFIGKSFGDLSAYLEGKYGAIIIGLLENTGNFYHRKKEALNEAQMTPDISTLVENLKAVKQLTPNKSVLNPGKEYIVKKNSRAIVIELATAERGAI
- a CDS encoding ATP synthase subunit C, whose product is MSDNVRKRFAGHIRASLVVTIFLMVVAGLFFTASAFGQESTQNTATVSAARAEVQKFGLVAAAVAFGLGAIGAGIAIGNVGAAAMGTIGEKPELAGQALIFIALAEGLVVFGFITALMILGKV
- a CDS encoding universal stress protein encodes the protein MTGIIDRMMVYLDGSEESLAAAAYAVALAKQSGATLYALYVVNTRALNDLVTARIFLASEQDEYQHDLEADAERYLNYAVKLGSDRGITVDPLRSQGTVNQEIKSKVDQLEIDLLIIGELARIRSRRDEFFDETERAMRSVGCSVLIVKDEERVWDLYDAL
- a CDS encoding V-type ATP synthase subunit D encodes the protein MRNLAPTKSNLLSVQDELKFAKLGYELLDQKRNILVLELLNLVDQASDFEEKVEHSLASAYAALQDATLDMGRLRIQQLSRAVNMSCDINLKDRRVMGVQLPVVQTQFDDHPPYYSPSETSFRVDGAMQSFKEALELMGRLAELKISIMRLATEVKKTIRKVNALEKIAIPDLNETVDFIRNRLEENERDMFILMKMVKERLERKKEETSHDGNN
- a CDS encoding V-type ATP synthase subunit E family protein, producing the protein MKELIERVLETEKNAAGWVENARSESARIQSEADKKAASIIDEARAGASRRIEAAVKSAESEALSIRDQRLQAAAEDIEAYRKRVEGRFDLILDEAVKLIIHGRGE
- a CDS encoding V0D/AC39 family V-type ATPase subunit; the protein is MTAPVRQYGFINAKLRTRLNKLFDEATLEKLRQAPSLAEAIQLLKDTPYRQEVSVYESTGDLKEVEAALWRREIATVAELRRYLQGTLLSLLDGLLLRYEVDIVRNSVRLWFDAHLKRRSIGGEAGYLYQEALVNPFSIDEVVNAEDFDALLEAFKLTPYGQLLEENRQDIESRAHLFRFETDLDRFFYRQLIESVDKLEAADKRIALRLIAVEVDLRNVDRIARLAFFYPPEKRSQWHIIIPGGSFSGQLLDSAVSVRKGEDAVATLLNGHYPGLDSFTSSSSEDSLGMVEGLLRQIRREETMKLLRGYPFTVGIILAYVFLKRKEIGTVVSLLNAHYYGVSPDRMGDGL
- a CDS encoding V-type ATP synthase subunit F → MDYFVIGDEDTILGFGMVGVRGRSVEDAVSANAALSEALDDKEIGIIIITETVAETIRDRVNGLTFSHRFPLIVEIPDRNGPSPGRKSLRELVNQAIGIKL